One genomic window of Polyangium aurulentum includes the following:
- a CDS encoding chemotaxis protein CheB has translation MGQSYDIIVVGGSAGALDALVAMVPHLPGSLRAAIVVVVHMGSTAESNLATILARNGPLPASHANDGEAIRQGHIYVARPDRHLIVSDGKLHLTEGPRENRHRPAIDPLFRSAAESHSDRVIGVLLSGALDDGVSGLAMIKRAGGIAIVQDPADALVSSIPKHAVAQVAVDHVVTSGGLGPLLTRLVQPRSGPATSDAPRSGLDNAVKMNFGDVGTNKEGQHVMYSCPDCGGVLVETESGEVLRYTCHEGHILSAESLLAAKAEMLEAALWEALRTLDERTQLSERFAAHARSRGQTVMQGHFQRRADESRERAEIVRRVLKGGTNYGREGV, from the coding sequence ATGGGGCAATCGTACGACATCATCGTGGTTGGTGGTTCGGCCGGGGCGCTCGACGCGCTCGTGGCGATGGTTCCGCATCTTCCCGGGAGCTTGCGCGCCGCAATCGTCGTGGTCGTTCACATGGGGTCCACGGCCGAGAGCAACCTGGCGACCATCCTGGCGCGCAACGGCCCACTGCCGGCCTCGCACGCCAACGACGGCGAGGCGATTCGCCAGGGGCACATTTACGTGGCCCGGCCCGATCGCCACTTGATCGTCTCCGACGGCAAGCTGCACTTGACCGAAGGCCCCCGGGAGAACCGGCATCGGCCGGCGATCGATCCGCTGTTCCGCTCGGCCGCGGAGTCGCATAGCGATCGGGTGATCGGCGTGCTGCTGTCGGGCGCGCTCGACGACGGCGTCTCGGGGCTCGCAATGATCAAGCGGGCTGGCGGAATTGCGATCGTGCAAGACCCAGCGGATGCGCTCGTGTCGAGCATTCCGAAGCATGCCGTGGCGCAGGTGGCCGTGGACCACGTGGTGACCTCGGGAGGGCTCGGGCCGCTGCTCACGCGCCTGGTCCAGCCGCGGTCGGGTCCAGCCACGAGCGACGCTCCAAGGAGCGGGCTCGACAATGCGGTCAAGATGAATTTCGGCGATGTCGGCACGAACAAGGAGGGGCAGCATGTGATGTACTCGTGCCCCGATTGCGGCGGCGTGCTCGTGGAGACGGAGTCAGGCGAGGTCTTGCGTTACACGTGCCACGAGGGGCACATCCTCTCGGCCGAGTCGCTGCTCGCGGCCAAGGCCGAGATGCTCGAGGCGGCGCTGTGGGAGGCGCTGCGCACGCTGGACGAGCGCACGCAGCTCTCGGAGCGGTTCGCCGCCCACGCCCGCTCGCGCGGGCAAACCGTCATGCAGGGTCATTTCCAGCGGCGCGCGGACGAGTCGCGCGAGCGCGCGGAGATCGTCCGGCGGGTGCTCAAAGGGGGAACGAACTACGGGCGCGAAGGCGTGTGA
- a CDS encoding sugar ABC transporter permease, giving the protein MNRRPSLLESFACHALLVAGVAFALYPVLWVIALAFSGTQTPTPRVLPIPSQPTLEHLTAVVGATRKVGDATVWLFGRQLMNSVLVALATAAVGVTIAIPSAYALARFRFVGKEAGVRTMLATQMFPAVAAAVPLYLILSHLGLLNSRTGLVVCYASTSVPFSIFQLRAAFEAIPVDLEEAAMVDGATRFSAFLRVVLPAARPAIAVTALFAFMSAYNEFILAATLLDKEEMFTLPVMLQRYIGEYDAQWDKFAAGALVVSLPVMALFYVLQRNLVAGLTAGGVKG; this is encoded by the coding sequence ATGAACCGGCGTCCCTCTCTCCTCGAATCCTTCGCGTGTCACGCCCTGCTCGTCGCGGGCGTCGCCTTCGCGCTCTACCCCGTGCTGTGGGTCATCGCGCTCGCCTTCTCGGGCACGCAGACGCCCACGCCGCGCGTCTTGCCGATCCCCTCGCAGCCGACCCTCGAGCACCTCACGGCCGTGGTGGGCGCGACGCGCAAGGTCGGCGACGCCACCGTGTGGCTCTTCGGCCGGCAGCTCATGAACTCGGTCCTCGTCGCGCTCGCGACGGCGGCGGTGGGCGTGACGATCGCGATCCCCTCGGCGTACGCCCTCGCCCGCTTCAGGTTCGTCGGCAAGGAGGCCGGCGTGCGCACGATGCTCGCGACGCAGATGTTCCCGGCCGTCGCGGCCGCCGTCCCCCTCTACCTGATCCTGAGCCACCTCGGCCTGCTCAACTCGCGGACGGGCCTCGTGGTCTGCTACGCGTCGACCAGCGTGCCCTTCTCCATCTTCCAGCTCCGCGCCGCGTTCGAGGCGATCCCGGTCGACCTCGAGGAGGCGGCGATGGTCGACGGGGCCACGCGCTTCTCGGCCTTCCTGCGCGTCGTCTTGCCGGCGGCGCGGCCGGCGATCGCGGTGACGGCGCTCTTCGCGTTCATGAGCGCCTACAACGAGTTCATCCTCGCCGCGACGCTCCTCGACAAGGAGGAGATGTTCACGCTGCCCGTGATGCTCCAGCGGTACATCGGCGAATACGACGCGCAATGGGATAAGTTCGCGGCCGGCGCGCTCGTCGTTTCGCTGCCCGTGATGGCGCTCTTCTACGTCCTGCAGCGCAATCTGGTCGCGGGTTTGACGGCGGGCGGCGTGAAGGGCTGA
- a CDS encoding GAF domain-containing sensor histidine kinase, translated as MAFTRAIEPRRDLAREITTRIERLAALSVELNKALTLEDVANAVLRHGIKATGAIGGAMALVRSKGSALDRVAAQGEGTNLLFPGKRASMSAHVPLVTAARTAQSLWLPSAEELRSHYPRFAGFLDDDMGIGCVPLARAGIPLGALGFVFKDQHSFGPAERAFIYSLSRNCLDALQRARILDEESEARRGAENAAARLERLQRVTAGLNRALSIPEIADIVVHQALDGTQGRASFLAIWQGGEPKIVAEVGASKEALVHARHVFQRSLPAVEQSREPLWSDSDAKDDSDADPPSSRRCKGSFIYIPIRVEDRLVGVLGVKLGKRRPPQSGRMFLYTLASLCGQAIERARLYELEREARARAEQANRMKDEFLGIVSHELRTPLTAISCWVALLKRRTPKENELERALESISRNTSMQARLVEDLLDTSRIVSDKLSLELEEVSLPALLESARQALTQAASEKGIEIRVVLPENPPPNLRGDSVRLEQVVRNLLSNSIKFTPSGGRVELRLSFGSTWARVEVVDTGEGIAPELLPHVFDRFRQGDGSSSRRHGGLGLGLSIVRYLVEAHRGRVSAHSDGHGKGTKMTVELPIEQDEEGHGEPIIDPKKIPTARTV; from the coding sequence ATGGCATTCACGCGAGCGATAGAGCCGAGGAGGGACCTCGCTCGCGAGATCACCACGCGCATCGAGCGGCTGGCTGCACTCTCGGTCGAGCTGAACAAGGCGCTGACCCTCGAAGACGTCGCCAATGCCGTGCTGCGGCACGGAATCAAGGCGACCGGCGCCATCGGGGGCGCGATGGCGCTCGTGCGGAGCAAAGGCAGCGCCCTCGATCGCGTCGCCGCACAGGGCGAGGGAACGAACCTGCTCTTCCCGGGCAAGCGCGCCAGCATGAGCGCGCATGTTCCCCTCGTCACGGCGGCCCGCACGGCACAGTCCCTGTGGCTCCCCTCGGCCGAGGAGCTGCGCTCGCACTATCCGCGCTTCGCAGGCTTCCTGGACGACGACATGGGGATCGGTTGCGTCCCGCTCGCGCGCGCAGGCATCCCGCTGGGGGCGCTCGGCTTCGTCTTCAAGGACCAGCACTCCTTCGGGCCGGCCGAGCGCGCATTCATCTATTCGCTGTCGCGCAACTGCCTCGACGCCCTGCAAAGGGCCCGGATCCTCGATGAGGAGTCCGAGGCCAGGCGGGGCGCGGAGAACGCGGCCGCGCGCCTCGAGCGCCTGCAGCGCGTGACGGCGGGCCTGAACCGCGCGCTCAGCATCCCCGAGATCGCCGACATCGTGGTGCACCAGGCCCTCGACGGCACGCAGGGCAGGGCCAGCTTCCTCGCCATCTGGCAGGGCGGGGAGCCGAAGATCGTGGCCGAGGTCGGCGCCAGCAAGGAGGCGCTCGTGCATGCGCGGCACGTCTTCCAGCGCAGCCTGCCGGCCGTCGAGCAAAGCCGGGAGCCTCTCTGGTCGGATTCCGACGCCAAGGACGACAGCGACGCCGACCCGCCCTCGTCTCGAAGGTGCAAGGGCAGCTTCATCTACATCCCCATCCGCGTCGAAGATCGCCTGGTCGGCGTGCTCGGCGTGAAGCTCGGAAAGAGGCGGCCGCCGCAAAGCGGGCGGATGTTCCTGTACACGCTGGCGAGCCTGTGCGGCCAGGCGATCGAGCGCGCGCGCCTGTACGAGCTCGAGCGCGAGGCGCGGGCGCGGGCGGAGCAGGCGAACCGCATGAAAGACGAGTTTCTGGGGATCGTGTCGCACGAGCTGCGCACGCCGCTGACGGCCATCTCGTGCTGGGTGGCCCTGCTCAAGCGCCGCACGCCCAAGGAGAACGAGCTGGAGCGCGCGCTCGAGAGCATCTCGCGCAACACGAGCATGCAGGCGCGCCTCGTCGAGGACCTGCTCGACACCTCCCGGATCGTGAGCGACAAGCTCAGCCTCGAGCTGGAGGAGGTCTCGCTGCCGGCGTTGCTCGAGAGCGCGCGGCAGGCGCTCACGCAGGCGGCGTCGGAGAAGGGCATCGAGATCCGCGTGGTTTTACCGGAAAACCCGCCCCCGAACCTGCGGGGCGACTCGGTGCGGCTCGAGCAGGTCGTGCGCAATCTGCTGTCGAACTCGATCAAATTCACGCCGTCCGGAGGCCGGGTCGAGCTGCGGCTTTCGTTCGGCTCCACCTGGGCGCGCGTCGAGGTGGTCGACACGGGCGAGGGCATCGCGCCCGAGCTTCTGCCGCACGTATTCGATCGATTCCGGCAGGGCGACGGGTCGAGCTCGCGCAGGCATGGCGGGCTCGGGCTCGGGCTATCGATCGTGCGCTACCTGGTCGAGGCGCACCGCGGGCGCGTCTCGGCCCATAGCGACGGCCACGGCAAAGGCACGAAGATGACCGTGGAGCTGCCCATCGAGCAGGACGAGGAGGGCCACGGCGAGCCGATCATCGACCCGAAGAAGATCCCCACGGCGCGCACGGTGTAG
- a CDS encoding CheR family methyltransferase, with translation MDRSAAEPVPPAPLQDGASETTERIEVLHQQEPPLVGVVGIGASAGGFESVRAVFENLPAETGLAIVLVQHLDPTQESMLPELISNSTRRPVHQAEQGMKLEPDHVYVIPPNALMFMSGGQLTLEPRVGRGRTMPIDLFFRSLALEMHDRGIAVVLSGNGSDGSLGVESVKADGGFTFAEAEESARFPSMPNTAVGTGCVDMVLPAAEIGREIGKLSLRMRKGDPDDPVGESELYKIFDMLRAAKGVDFTNYRHTTIRRRILRRMLLQQINSLGEYVVLLKERPAELAALYHDVLIRVTSFFRDAEVFAALKETVFPEILGAKRPQNAPVRVWVPGCATGEEAYSIAMSLVEYMVENRLNFPIQVFATDISDVALETARAGTYVENIALDVSPERLRRFFTKVGKGYQISQSIRDVCVFARQNMTSDPPFSKLDMVSCRNVLIYLSPILQKKVLPIFHYALKPGGFLLLGSSETTGSAPELFEVVDKKNKIFIKTIATARPTLDFPFPPHNVETARVAKEVQRTEENEMVLVPREADKIALARYAPPGVIVNQDMQIVEFRGQTGFYLEPAPGVPSHNLLRMAREGLALELRAVVHKVQKSGEPIRTGPLEVRANGSTRHVIVDVMPLRMGMRDEPCRFYLVSFEEVAAPDSSTTTKGKKGKAPSATSSAAEAKLVAKLKQELAATREYLQSIIEEMEATNEELQSANEEILSSNEELQSINEELETAKEELQSTNEEITTVNEELRARNVELAQVNNDLNNALSSMNIPIVMLGADLRIRRFTPMAERVLHLIPSDVGRPLSDIRSKLDEPDIASMVAEAIDGMKTVMRTVRDREGRSYSMRIRPYRTADNKIDGAVMAMLEVDEQGRSTTEDGWHDYMDAAHEPILVLDEALRVLRANQAFVNSFGISHETAEGQIVYELGKDGEWNIPDLRTLLEETLPRTSVLHDYRLEQDFPGLGRKAFSLNVRRVRGADGAAGRVVLAFAERTG, from the coding sequence GTGGACAGATCCGCGGCCGAGCCCGTCCCGCCCGCGCCCTTGCAGGACGGCGCCTCCGAGACGACCGAGCGGATCGAGGTCCTGCACCAACAAGAGCCGCCGCTCGTCGGCGTCGTGGGCATCGGCGCCTCGGCGGGCGGGTTCGAGTCCGTGCGCGCAGTCTTCGAGAACCTGCCGGCCGAGACGGGCCTCGCAATCGTTCTCGTGCAGCACCTCGATCCGACCCAGGAGAGCATGCTCCCCGAGCTGATCTCGAACTCGACCCGGCGACCGGTCCACCAGGCCGAGCAGGGGATGAAGCTCGAGCCGGACCATGTTTACGTCATTCCGCCGAACGCATTGATGTTCATGTCGGGCGGGCAGCTCACGCTCGAGCCCAGGGTGGGGCGCGGACGAACCATGCCCATCGATCTGTTCTTCCGGTCGCTCGCGCTCGAGATGCACGACCGGGGGATTGCCGTGGTTCTGTCCGGAAATGGCAGCGACGGCTCGCTCGGCGTCGAGAGCGTCAAGGCCGACGGGGGCTTCACGTTCGCCGAGGCCGAGGAGTCCGCCCGGTTTCCGAGCATGCCGAACACGGCCGTGGGCACCGGGTGCGTGGACATGGTCCTTCCGGCGGCCGAGATCGGCCGCGAGATCGGCAAGCTCTCCCTGCGCATGCGCAAGGGCGACCCCGACGATCCCGTCGGCGAGAGCGAGCTGTACAAGATCTTCGACATGCTGCGGGCCGCCAAGGGCGTCGATTTCACCAATTACCGGCACACGACGATCCGGCGGCGAATCCTGCGGCGCATGCTGCTCCAGCAGATCAACAGCCTCGGCGAGTACGTGGTCCTGTTGAAGGAGCGGCCGGCGGAGCTTGCGGCCCTCTATCACGACGTGCTCATCCGCGTGACGAGCTTCTTCCGCGACGCCGAGGTCTTCGCCGCGCTGAAGGAGACGGTCTTCCCGGAGATCCTGGGCGCGAAACGGCCGCAAAACGCGCCCGTGCGGGTGTGGGTGCCGGGCTGCGCGACGGGCGAGGAGGCGTACTCGATCGCCATGAGCCTCGTCGAATACATGGTCGAAAACCGCCTGAATTTCCCCATTCAGGTCTTCGCGACCGACATCAGCGACGTGGCCCTCGAGACGGCGCGCGCCGGCACGTACGTCGAGAACATCGCCCTCGACGTCTCGCCCGAGCGGCTGCGACGCTTCTTCACGAAGGTCGGCAAGGGTTATCAGATAAGCCAATCGATCCGTGATGTTTGCGTTTTTGCGCGCCAGAACATGACGAGCGATCCACCGTTCTCCAAGCTCGACATGGTGAGCTGCAGGAACGTGCTCATCTATCTCTCGCCGATCCTGCAGAAGAAGGTCCTGCCCATCTTCCATTACGCGCTCAAGCCCGGCGGCTTTTTGCTGCTCGGCAGCTCGGAGACCACGGGGAGCGCGCCCGAGCTGTTCGAGGTCGTGGACAAGAAGAACAAGATCTTCATCAAGACGATCGCCACCGCGCGCCCGACCCTCGATTTTCCCTTCCCTCCCCACAACGTCGAGACCGCCAGGGTCGCCAAGGAGGTGCAGCGGACCGAGGAGAACGAGATGGTCCTCGTCCCCCGCGAGGCCGACAAGATCGCGCTCGCGAGGTACGCGCCCCCCGGCGTGATCGTCAATCAGGACATGCAGATCGTCGAGTTCCGCGGGCAAACCGGGTTCTACCTCGAGCCCGCGCCCGGCGTGCCCAGCCACAACCTGCTCCGCATGGCCCGCGAGGGGCTCGCGCTCGAGCTGCGGGCGGTCGTGCACAAGGTGCAAAAGAGCGGCGAGCCCATCCGCACGGGCCCGCTCGAGGTGCGCGCGAACGGCTCGACGCGCCACGTGATCGTCGACGTCATGCCCCTGCGCATGGGCATGCGCGACGAGCCCTGCCGCTTCTATCTGGTCTCGTTCGAGGAGGTTGCCGCCCCCGACTCGTCGACCACGACGAAAGGCAAGAAGGGCAAGGCGCCATCCGCGACCTCCTCCGCCGCCGAGGCCAAGCTGGTCGCCAAGCTGAAGCAAGAGCTGGCCGCGACGCGCGAGTACCTGCAATCCATCATCGAGGAGATGGAGGCGACGAACGAGGAGCTGCAATCGGCGAACGAGGAGATCCTCTCGAGCAACGAGGAGCTGCAGAGCATCAACGAGGAACTCGAAACGGCGAAAGAGGAGCTGCAATCGACGAACGAGGAGATCACCACGGTCAACGAGGAGCTGCGCGCGCGCAACGTCGAGCTGGCCCAGGTGAACAACGACCTCAACAATGCTCTCTCCAGCATGAACATCCCGATCGTCATGCTGGGGGCCGATCTGCGCATCCGCCGCTTCACGCCCATGGCCGAGCGGGTCTTGCACCTCATCCCGAGCGACGTCGGCCGCCCCTTGAGCGACATCCGCAGCAAGCTCGACGAGCCCGACATCGCGTCCATGGTCGCCGAGGCCATCGACGGAATGAAGACGGTCATGCGGACCGTGAGGGACCGCGAAGGGCGCTCGTATTCGATGCGCATTCGGCCCTACCGGACGGCCGACAACAAAATCGACGGCGCGGTCATGGCCATGCTCGAGGTCGACGAGCAGGGGCGGTCGACAACGGAGGACGGCTGGCACGATTACATGGACGCAGCGCACGAGCCCATCCTGGTGCTCGACGAGGCGCTGCGGGTGCTGCGCGCGAACCAGGCCTTCGTCAACTCGTTCGGCATCTCTCACGAGACCGCCGAGGGGCAGATCGTCTACGAGCTCGGCAAGGACGGGGAGTGGAACATTCCAGACCTGCGGACCCTGCTCGAGGAGACGTTGCCACGAACATCTGTCCTGCACGATTACAGGTTGGAGCAAGATTTCCCTGGTCTCGGGCGCAAGGCCTTCTCCCTGAACGTTCGTCGCGTACGAGGTGCCGACGGGGCAGCCGGCCGAGTTGTGCTCGCGTTCGCAGAACGTACGGGATGA